Proteins encoded within one genomic window of Humulus lupulus chromosome 1, drHumLupu1.1, whole genome shotgun sequence:
- the LOC133790126 gene encoding proline-rich receptor-like protein kinase PERK3 isoform X1 translates to MSLLAGMLKESQWLWMKLLLFWFLISISEAYAPDNLLITSSGSPIGVPKVAPAMPNLPLPANIQESNGPWRKHFLQLGSPIHLSPSHPPLTSHFSKPLMKRRDLAPSFVGFKNIAPMQSDNGVLPSGLAQPPLSPSVSNCCKLDMVMLRGSKECHCVYPIKIDLLLLNVSQNPNWTLFLDNLALELGLQVSQIELINFYVLGLSRLNISMDITPRTGISFSFTEASAINSSLAMHRVHLNPKLVGDYKLLNITWFQAPPPSQAPHIATAPVKPPPHHSAASVSPNTSNKGRHPNLILILGIGAGVLIIAIISLFIVCLCMFSQDKTKAPPMEAEKQRTINPVPVVGSLPHPSSTRFLAYEELKEATNNFESASILGEGGFGKVFKGVLSDGTAVAIKRLTNGGQQGDKEFLVEVEMLSRLHHRNLVKLVGYYSNRDSSQNLLCYELVPNGSLEAWLHGPMGVNCPLDWDTRMKIALDAARGLAYLHEDSQPCVIHRDFKASNILLENNFHAKVADFGLAKQAPEGRTNYLSTRVMGTFGYVAPEYAMTGHLLVKSDVYSYGVVLLELLTGRKPVDMSQPAGQENLVSWARPILRDKDRLDELADPKLGGKYPKEDFIRVCTIAAACVAPEANQRPTMGEVVQSLKMVQRVTEYQDSMASSNVRPNFRQSSTTFESDGTSSIFSSGPFSGLSAFDNDNISRTAVFSEDLHEGR, encoded by the exons CATGGCGAAAGCATTTCTTGCAGCTTGGTTCACCTATTCATTTATCGCCGTCTCATCCCCCTTTGACTTCGCATTTCTCAAAACCTTTGATGAAGAGAAGAGACTTGGCACCTTCCTTTGTCGGCTTCAAAAATATTGCTCCAATGCAGTCTGACAATGGCGTGTTGCCTTCTGGTTTAGCTCAGCCACCACTGTCTCCTTCTGTCTCCA ATTGCTGCAAACTAGATATGGTGATGCTAAGGGGGAGTAAAGAATGCCACTGTGTTTATCCCATAAAAATTGACCTTCTGCTTCTAAATGTCTCACAAAATCCCAATTGGACTCTTTTCTTAGACAATTTGGCTTTGGAACTTGGTTTGCAAGTTTCTCAAATTGAGTTGATAAACTTTTACGTACTTGGCTTGTCAAGGTTAAATATTTCAATGGATATTACTCCACGCACGGGAATCAGTTTTTCTTTCACTGAAGCATCTGCTATAAACTCTTCTCTTGCCATGCATAGAGTTCATTTGAACCCTAAGTTAGTGGGTGATTACAAACTTCTCAACATTACCTGGTTTCAGGCTCCACCTCCTTCTCAAG CTCCCCACATAGCTACAGCACCAGTAAAACCCCCACCTCATCATTCTGCTGCTTCAGTATCACCCAATACTTCAAACAAAGGGAGGCATCCGAATTTGATTCTTATCCTTGGTATTGGTGCCGGTGTGCTGATTATTGCCATCATCTCTTTGTTTATTGTTTGTTTATGCATGTTCAGTCAAGATAAAACAAAAGCACCTCCTATGGAAGCAG AAAAGCAGAGGACCATTAATCCAGTTCCAGTTGTAGGATCTTTACCCCATCCAAGTAGCACACGATTTCTGGCATATGAAGAACTTAAAGAAGCAACGAATAACTTTGAATCTGCAAGCATACTTGGAGAGGGTGGGTTCGGCAAAGTTTTTAAGGGTGTCTTAAGTGATGGTACAGCTGTTGCAATCAAGAGGCTGACTAATGGAGGGCAACAAGGGGATAAGGAGTTTTTAGTTGAGGTGGAAATGCTTAGCAGGTTGCATCACCGTAATCTTGTGAAACTTGTTGGTTACTATAGCAATCGTGATTCCTCACAGAACTTACTTTGCTACGAGCTTGTTCCAAATGGAAGCCTAGAAGCCTGGCTCCACG GCCCCATGGGAGTAAATTGTCCTCTTGATTGGGACACCAGAATGAAAATAGCACTTGATGCTGCCAGAGGACTTGCATACCTGCATGAAGACTCACAACCCTGTGTTATACACAGAGACTTTAAAGCATCTAACATTTTACTTGAGAACAACTTTCATGCCAAAGTTGCTGATTTTGGTCTCGCGAAACAGGCACCTGAAGGAAGAACAAATTACTTGTCTACTCGTGTTATGGGCACATTCGG GTATGTTGCTCCTGAATATGCCATGACTGGACATCTACTAGTCAAGAGTGATGTTTACAGTTATGGGGTCGTCCTACTTGAATTACTCACCGGAAGGAAGCCTGTAGATATGTCTCAACCGGCTGGCCAGGAAAACCTCGTCAGTTGG GCCAGGCCCATTCTTAGAGATAAGGATCGGCTGGATGAGCTTGCTGATCCAAAACTTGGAGGAAAGTACCCCAAGGAAGATTTTATAAGGGTTTGCACAATTGCGGCCGCTTGTGTAGCTCCTGAGGCAAACCAGCGCCCTACTATGGGGGAAGTGGTACAATCACTTAAGATGGTTCAACGGGTCACCGAATACCAGGATTCCATGGCCTCCTCCAATGTCCGACCAAACTTCAGACAGTCATCAACTACATTTGAGTCTGACGGGACATCTTCAATATTCTCTTCTGGTCCCTTCTCTGGTCTTAGTGCCTTTGATAATGACAACATCTCCCGTACAGCAGTTTTCTCTGAAGATCTTCACGAAGGACGATGA
- the LOC133790126 gene encoding proline-rich receptor-like protein kinase PERK3 isoform X2 has product MSLLAGMLKESQWLWMKLLLFWFLISISEAYAPDNLLITSSGSPIGVPKLGSPIHLSPSHPPLTSHFSKPLMKRRDLAPSFVGFKNIAPMQSDNGVLPSGLAQPPLSPSVSNCCKLDMVMLRGSKECHCVYPIKIDLLLLNVSQNPNWTLFLDNLALELGLQVSQIELINFYVLGLSRLNISMDITPRTGISFSFTEASAINSSLAMHRVHLNPKLVGDYKLLNITWFQAPPPSQAPHIATAPVKPPPHHSAASVSPNTSNKGRHPNLILILGIGAGVLIIAIISLFIVCLCMFSQDKTKAPPMEAEKQRTINPVPVVGSLPHPSSTRFLAYEELKEATNNFESASILGEGGFGKVFKGVLSDGTAVAIKRLTNGGQQGDKEFLVEVEMLSRLHHRNLVKLVGYYSNRDSSQNLLCYELVPNGSLEAWLHGPMGVNCPLDWDTRMKIALDAARGLAYLHEDSQPCVIHRDFKASNILLENNFHAKVADFGLAKQAPEGRTNYLSTRVMGTFGYVAPEYAMTGHLLVKSDVYSYGVVLLELLTGRKPVDMSQPAGQENLVSWARPILRDKDRLDELADPKLGGKYPKEDFIRVCTIAAACVAPEANQRPTMGEVVQSLKMVQRVTEYQDSMASSNVRPNFRQSSTTFESDGTSSIFSSGPFSGLSAFDNDNISRTAVFSEDLHEGR; this is encoded by the exons CTTGGTTCACCTATTCATTTATCGCCGTCTCATCCCCCTTTGACTTCGCATTTCTCAAAACCTTTGATGAAGAGAAGAGACTTGGCACCTTCCTTTGTCGGCTTCAAAAATATTGCTCCAATGCAGTCTGACAATGGCGTGTTGCCTTCTGGTTTAGCTCAGCCACCACTGTCTCCTTCTGTCTCCA ATTGCTGCAAACTAGATATGGTGATGCTAAGGGGGAGTAAAGAATGCCACTGTGTTTATCCCATAAAAATTGACCTTCTGCTTCTAAATGTCTCACAAAATCCCAATTGGACTCTTTTCTTAGACAATTTGGCTTTGGAACTTGGTTTGCAAGTTTCTCAAATTGAGTTGATAAACTTTTACGTACTTGGCTTGTCAAGGTTAAATATTTCAATGGATATTACTCCACGCACGGGAATCAGTTTTTCTTTCACTGAAGCATCTGCTATAAACTCTTCTCTTGCCATGCATAGAGTTCATTTGAACCCTAAGTTAGTGGGTGATTACAAACTTCTCAACATTACCTGGTTTCAGGCTCCACCTCCTTCTCAAG CTCCCCACATAGCTACAGCACCAGTAAAACCCCCACCTCATCATTCTGCTGCTTCAGTATCACCCAATACTTCAAACAAAGGGAGGCATCCGAATTTGATTCTTATCCTTGGTATTGGTGCCGGTGTGCTGATTATTGCCATCATCTCTTTGTTTATTGTTTGTTTATGCATGTTCAGTCAAGATAAAACAAAAGCACCTCCTATGGAAGCAG AAAAGCAGAGGACCATTAATCCAGTTCCAGTTGTAGGATCTTTACCCCATCCAAGTAGCACACGATTTCTGGCATATGAAGAACTTAAAGAAGCAACGAATAACTTTGAATCTGCAAGCATACTTGGAGAGGGTGGGTTCGGCAAAGTTTTTAAGGGTGTCTTAAGTGATGGTACAGCTGTTGCAATCAAGAGGCTGACTAATGGAGGGCAACAAGGGGATAAGGAGTTTTTAGTTGAGGTGGAAATGCTTAGCAGGTTGCATCACCGTAATCTTGTGAAACTTGTTGGTTACTATAGCAATCGTGATTCCTCACAGAACTTACTTTGCTACGAGCTTGTTCCAAATGGAAGCCTAGAAGCCTGGCTCCACG GCCCCATGGGAGTAAATTGTCCTCTTGATTGGGACACCAGAATGAAAATAGCACTTGATGCTGCCAGAGGACTTGCATACCTGCATGAAGACTCACAACCCTGTGTTATACACAGAGACTTTAAAGCATCTAACATTTTACTTGAGAACAACTTTCATGCCAAAGTTGCTGATTTTGGTCTCGCGAAACAGGCACCTGAAGGAAGAACAAATTACTTGTCTACTCGTGTTATGGGCACATTCGG GTATGTTGCTCCTGAATATGCCATGACTGGACATCTACTAGTCAAGAGTGATGTTTACAGTTATGGGGTCGTCCTACTTGAATTACTCACCGGAAGGAAGCCTGTAGATATGTCTCAACCGGCTGGCCAGGAAAACCTCGTCAGTTGG GCCAGGCCCATTCTTAGAGATAAGGATCGGCTGGATGAGCTTGCTGATCCAAAACTTGGAGGAAAGTACCCCAAGGAAGATTTTATAAGGGTTTGCACAATTGCGGCCGCTTGTGTAGCTCCTGAGGCAAACCAGCGCCCTACTATGGGGGAAGTGGTACAATCACTTAAGATGGTTCAACGGGTCACCGAATACCAGGATTCCATGGCCTCCTCCAATGTCCGACCAAACTTCAGACAGTCATCAACTACATTTGAGTCTGACGGGACATCTTCAATATTCTCTTCTGGTCCCTTCTCTGGTCTTAGTGCCTTTGATAATGACAACATCTCCCGTACAGCAGTTTTCTCTGAAGATCTTCACGAAGGACGATGA